The genomic window ATATCTTTAAAATCATTATGTTCAGCCATGATAGAGCCCTCCTCTCTTCATGTATTATCATGACAAAACACCTTATACTTTATTCGATGAATAGTTTACGTACTTTTGCTGAAATCTAAGAGCGTAACACGATTTTATAAAAGGAGAGGCAGTTTATGACATATCATAAAGATAAACAATTTGCTTATCAAGAAGCACAAAAGGGTGTAAAGGAAGCTATAGATGTGTACGAAAGTTTAGTTATTAATGACCCGGGTTATGGTGCAGAACTTAAAGACTTGAAAAATGAGATAAATGAAGCATACGCTCAGATTGAAAATGCACTAGAAGTTGCTTCAGACACACAACGAAATCAATTGAGACAAATGCAACAGGATATACAAAGCATTGTTTCTCAAGTTAATCAATAAGAATAAACAAAGCCGAACTCCTTAGAAATTGAAGGAATCGGCTTTGTTTTGTAATGAAGAAAGTGGGCTATTGGTTTTTCTTACGTTTCTTATTGTTTTGTCTTTGTTCGGCTGTTAATGGTTCGTTTTGCATTTCTTCATTATAACCAGTACCTTTACCTTGACCGCTTGCATCATTCATACCAGGAATAATATGATTCGCTTTTCTTTTCGCCATTGTTTCCATCAACTCCTATATATTTTACAACTCTTTCATAGTATGTGCTGTTTATAACGTAATTAATTATAAAAACGTAATCATAAGATAAACTTATCGAAATGAATAACTTTCTTGATATTTACTTATATTTAAGATTAGTATATTATGATAACGTAAGCACTAATTGGATGGGAGATCCAATACATAATATTCTATTAAATTGGAATATTCACTTTGTAAGAGGGGGTAAGAAAATGAGTAAGCAAGATGTTTTTAATGCTCGAACTTCTTTACAGGTTAACGGAGAAACGTATCATTATTACAAACTGCAAGCTTTAGAGGATGCTGGAGTAGCTAAGGTTTCAAATCTTCCGTATTCTATTAAAGTATTGCTAGAATCGGTACTACGTCAAGTGGATGGAAGAGTTATTACAAAAGATCATGTTGAAAATTTAGCGAAATGGGGTACAGATGAACAAAAAGACGTAGATGTACCTTTTAAACCATCTCGTGTAATTTTACAAGACTTTACAGGTGTTCCTGCTGTTGTTGACTTAGCATCTTTACGTAAAGCTATGGCAGATATAGGGGGAGATCCACAAAAGATTAACCCGGAAATTCCTGTGGATTTAGTAATTGACCATTCCGTACAAGTAGATAAAGCAGGTACTTCTGATTCATTAGACTTCAATATGAAGTTAGAATTTGAAAGAAATGCAGAAAGATATAAATTTTTAAGCTGGGCACAAAAGTCATTCGATAATTATCGTGCTGTTCCTCCAGCAACTGGTATAGTACACCAAGTAAACCTCGAATACTTAGCTAATGTCGTTCATGCTATTGAAAATAAAGATGGTGAGACAGAATTATTCCCAGATACGTTAGTGGGAACAGATTCTCATACCACAATGATTAACGGTATTGGTGTGCTTGGATGGGGTGTAGGTGGTATTGAAGCAGAAGCAGGAATGCTTGGTCAACCATCTTATTTCCCAGTTCCTGAAGTGGTGGGAGTTAAATTAGTTGGGGAGCTTCCAAATGGTACAACAGCTACTGACTTAGCCCTTAAGGTTACGCAAGTGTTGCGAACTAAAGGGGTTGTTGGGAAGTTCGTAGAATTCTTTGGTCCTGGTGTAGCAACTTTACCGCTAGCAGACAGAGCAACTGTTTCTAATATGGCACCAGAATATGGCGCAACATGTGGCTTCTTCCCAGTCGATAGCGAAGCACTTGAATATTTACGTTTAACTGGTCGAGAAGAAAAGCATATAAAAGTCGTAGAGGATTACTGTAAAGCAAATGGCCTATTCTTTACACCTGATGCTGAAGATCCTGTATATACAGATGTTGTAGAAATTAATCTTGGTACTATAGAAGCTAATTTATCAGGTCCAAAACGTCCGCAAGATTTAATTCCTTTATCAACAATGAAGGATTCTTTCAAAGCAGCGCTAACAGCACCTGCTGGGAATCAAGGATTTGGCCTCGATAAAAAAGACCTTGATAAAGAAGTAACGATAAAATTTATAAATGGCGATACTGCAACAATGCGTACGGGTGATATCGCAATTGCAGCAATTACAAGCTGTACAAATACGTCTAATCCATACGTATTAATTGGAGCAGGATTAGTTGCTAAAAAGGCTGTTGAAAAAGGCCTAACGGTACCAAAATATGTTAAAACTTCATTAGCACCAGGTTCTAAGGTTGTTACAGCATATTTAGAGAATTCTGGATTGTTACCTTACATGGAACAGTTGGGCTTTAACATAGTTGGTTATGGCTGTACAACATGTATTGGTAACTCAGGACCGCTTTTAGATGAAATAGAAACAGCTATTGCTGATAGCGATTTACTTGTGACAAGTGTATTATCAGGAAATAGAAACTTTGAGGGGCGTATCCATCCTTTAGTAAAAGGAAATTACTTAGCATCTCCTCCATTAGTAGTGGCTTATGCACTTGCTGGAACAGTAGATGTTGACTTGCAAAAAGAAGCTATTGGCAAAGATGCGGATGGTAACGATGTTTTCTTCAAGGACATTTGGCCATCAATGGATGAAATTAAAGAAGTTGTAAAGCAAACTGTTACGCCAGAACTATTCCGTAAAGAATATGAGCGTGTATTTGATGATAACGCTCGTTGGAATGAAATAGAAACTTCAGATGATGCTTTATACACGTGGGATGATAAATCGACCTACATTCAAAACCCACCATTCTTTGAAGGGCTATCAAAAGAGCCTGGTAAGGTAAATGCATTGTCAGGTCTTCGCGTAGTAGGAAAATTTGCCGACTCTGTAACGACAGATCATATTTCACCTGCCGGAGCAATTGGCAAGGATACACCTGCAGGGAAATACCTACAAGCTAATGGGGTAAGTCCGCGTGACTTTAACTCTTACGGATCACGCCGTGGTAACCATGAAGTGATGATGCGCGGTACGTTTGCTAATATCCGTATTAAAAACCAAATTGCACCTGGAACAGAAGGTGGCTTTACAACGTATTGGCCGACAGGCGAGATTATGGCTATCTATGATGCATGTATGAAATATAAAGAAGATAATACTGGCTTACTTGTTATTGCAGGTAATGACTATGGTATGGGAAGTTCTCGTGACTGGGCTGCTAAAGGAACTAACTTATTAGGTATTAAAACTGTTATTGCCGAGAGCTTTGAACGTATTCACCGTTCTAACCTTGTGTTAATGGGTGTATTACCACTCCAATTCAAAGATGGGGAAAATGCTGACACTTTAGGCTTAACTGGTAAAGAAACATTTGCAGTTGCAATTGACGAAAATGTTAAACCACGTGATTATGTAACTGTAACGGCAACAGATGAAAACGGAAATAAGAAAGAATTTGAAGTGTTGGTTCGCTTTGATAGTGAAGTGGAAATAGATTATTATCGTCATGGTGGTATCTTACAGATGGTACTTCGTGACAAACTACATGGGTAAGAATTGAGCAAAATGCTTAACTAAACAATTAAAAAAAGGTAAGATACAAGCACGGGGAAGAAATTTCTCGTGCTTTTAATTTGCATATGCTAAATATGCTGAATAATGTAGTTGAATTTGGAGTGAAATAGATGGAACAAATTGCAATAGGGTCTGTGATTATACAAGTTTCTTGGTTAATGTATGCTTTTTCAGTTATTGTCGGCTACATTGTGTTACAATTGCAAATGAATAAATACCCTGATGTGTATAAAGAAGTAACAGATACAGCTATTAATAGTATTCTTATATATATTGTTGTGTTTAAATTTAGTATTATATTGTTAAGGCCAACATTACTATTTGAAAACCCTTTAGGCCTGTTATACTTTGATGGTGGAGGAGTAGGAGTTATATTAGGAATTTTAAGCATACTAATTTATGTGGCTTGGAAAATAAAAACAATAACGTTACCTAACATACTCCTAGTTAGAGTGTATTCTGTAAGTGTTGCATCTTCTTTGTTCGTTTATTTAATATTACATACAATTTTTTAAGTAAAGGGGTTTATTGTAGTGAAAAAATTATTGCCATCATTATTATTTCTAATTATCGTAGGAGCAGGGTTATTTGTTGCTTTATCTCCTAAAGAAGCAGTTACTGGCACAACGGTAGGAACAAAAGCACAAGACTTCGAACTACAAACATTAGATGGCAAGCTTGTAAAGCTAAGTGATTACCAAGGGAAGAAGGTTCTTCTAAACTTTTGGGCAACGTGGTGTCCACCATGTAAGGTTGAGATTCCAGAAATGATTCGGTTTTATGAAGAAAATCAGGAGGATATTGAAATTCTTGCTGTGAATCTGGACCCAAAATCCGATGTAAAAGCATTTGCCAATGATTATAGTATGAACTTCCCAATTTTATTAGATGAAGGATCAAGGGTACAAAGAATGTATCAAGTTCTTACTATTCCAACTTCTTATTTTATTGATACGAATGGCGTTATCCAAATTAAGCATACGGGACCATTAAGTGAAGGTGACATGGAAAAGTATACAGAAAAGCTAAATTAATAAAAGTGATGTGCGTAAAAGGTAACCTCCAAAATGGTTACCTTTTTACTTTTTTTATATCTGTTTTTTATTTATGTTCAAAGTTTTCAAAAAGTTGTAATATTTAAGCGGTTACATGGGAATAATTTTATGTATAATTAATGTAAGGAGCGTGAAAACCGTGAGAAGAATTCGAAAACGTACTTTTGAAGAGCTTATAAATGAAAATAAAAAGCAATTATTAAAAGATCAAGCGGCTTTAGAGCGATTAGAAGCAAGATTAGAAGAAAAAATGGTAAAAAAAGCCGAGTAATTATTATGCATGAAGAACCTCTGCTTTGGTCAAAATGACAAAGGGAGGCGATATTAAAATGTCAAATCAAAATGATACACAAACACACTTTAATCCGAATCATGTAGGTACTAAAGGACGAGGATTTGGAGGAAATAAAGGTAAAAAAATGCAAACTAAATCAAATGAAGCGCCACAAGTTATACAAACAAAAGGTGAATGAGTATCTTAATTGATTGATGAATTAAAACTTGAAATTAGTTAAGGTGAAATGCTTGTATTTATTGACTTATTGAGGAAAAGAAAGGTGTACAGCCTTTCTTTTTTTCTGCAAAAGATTATTGTCAAGCTTCAACCATTAGTCATTAGCCCCTTGCAACGCTTATTAGCCTGTCAATTTTGAATTTAGTTTCTAAGCTATTCTGATTAATATAGACTTAAACTCAATTATTATTTCATCATCTACAATAATGAGACAAGTTGAAAATTTCATGAACGTTTTTGTGTTTTGTCATATAAACAGCTTCATGTGCACATAATAATTTTGTCGTTACATAGAACATTATAGGAGGAATTGAGATGACGCAACATAACACACCAAAACCAGATGATCGTAGTGATAATGTAGAAAAGCTACAGGAGATGGTTCATAACACAATTGAAAATATCGAAAGAGCAGAAGAATCTATGGCATTTACCGATTCAGAGGAACTTAAACAAAAGATTCAAGATAAAAATCATCGTCGTGAGGAATCCATTGAGGCGATGCGAAGTGAAATAAAAGATGAAGCACAATACCGTGAGAATAAATAATTATGACTTAAAAGACCTGCACACATGCAGGTCTTTTTATTTCTGATAAGGTAGGAAATCTTCCTATTTAAGGACCATGATGAAATAAATATCTCACTACGTTTTTTAAAAATGCTGTGTTACTATTGAATCATATTGTTGGAAAGATTTGTAGAAGGAGTTAAAAGACAATGTTTGTTTCAAAAAAAGAAATCGAAGTCAGATATGCTGAAACTGATCAAATGGGTGTTGTTTATCATGCAAATTACTTAGTTTGGATGGAGGTTGGCCGTACTAACCTAATAAAAGATCTTGGCTTTAGATATGACATGATGGAGAAGGACGGGATTATTTCTCCGGTTATTGATTTAGAGATATCATATAAAAAACCACTTCATTACGGTGAAAATGCAACAGTCGATACGTGGATTGATTACTATGATGGCTTAAGAGTAACATATGGTTATGAAATTTATACACCCAACAACGAGATAGCTGTTGTAGCAAAAAGTAAGCATGTATGTGTAAAAAAAGAAAGCTTTCGTCCTATATCAATAAAAAAGCATTATCCCGATTGGCATAAAGCCTATGAAGAGGCAAAAAGGCAGGACAATAATTAGTGGCATTTGGTGTGTCTAAGCGAGAACTTAATGAATGGAAAAGAACCGTTTTACAAGGTGATATAGCTTTTTTAACTCATTATTGGTACGATTCAAGATTCCCTCATCTCCGAACAGTAACAAAGGTTGGGTGTAGCGATATCCAATTGCTTGTAACATGGGGATTGAAGTATGAATTGAAAAAAGAGTGGATTCATCATTATAGACAGTTGCCCCATTTTGATCTAATGGGAGAAAAACAATTGAAAATACTGCAGGCAGAAGGTTTAATTGAACACATAAAGCGATTTAAATTAGAAGGAGAATAAGGGGGGATGGAAATGAACTATGATAACACTTTGTTAGAAGTGCTAGGAATGAATGTGGTGGAAGTAAGCAAAGAAAAGGTCGTTGTAACAATGCCTGTTAATGAAAAAACACGACAGCCTTATGGTCTTTTACATGGTGGCGCATCTGTTGCGTTAGCTGAAACTGTTGCTAGTATAGGGGCAAACTATGCGGTAGCAGAATCTAATGAAGTTTGTGTAGGGCTCGAAATAAACGCAAACCACATTAAAGCCAAAAAGGATGGCATTGTGACTGGTGTGGGGACATTGTTACATAGAGGTAAAACAACACAAGTTTGGAATATCCGTATTGAAGATGAACAGCAGCAGTTAATTTGTATTTCCCGCTGTACGATGGCGGTACTAAAAAAAGATGATTCGTAATAGACAGCGGGAGTAATTGTGACAGTCCAATGAAAGATATGACATTAATTAAGCAAGTGTCTTCAGAGAGTCTCACTGAAGGCACTTGTTTACTGTTAGCTTATTGAATATTGACTTTAGGCTCGTTAGACTTATCGTCCATCGTTATGTTCATATCCTTTTCATCAAAATACCACACATCAGCTTCTTCAATATAAAAAGTAATACCATCCATTGTTGTTTCTACTGCTGGCTGTTGCGGAGGTTCAGTTGAAATTCCTAGTGAGAATCCTTCTTGTATCGTACTAGAGCCACCGTAACGGACAAAAAATTTCACATATCCAGTTGTAAGAGATAATTCCTCTTTGTACCATTGTACAGCTTCGTTTGTAATTGAGATTTTCATTACAATGCCTCCTTAAATCGCTCATAAATATTATAACTAAACTGACGCTATAATTTAAGTAAGAGTGCTCAGTATTATGTAATTCACATTACGATAACACGTGTTTTACTATATCTCTTAGTGTGTCAAAAGTAAATCTAAGCAGAATGACAAAGGAATTCTTACAAAATAAAATAAAGCAACTGGCACTCTATAAAGAAGTGTAATTATAAACTTTAAACGAGCTACTGTAAAAGGTATGGTATTGAAAAAGATCCTATTTATTAGGATCTCATCACAAATGTTATAAATATGTGAATTAACCAAATAATAGAAGAAAAGGGGGGATATATATTGTAATATGTAGTTGATAAAAAATTTTTATTATTCTAGAAGGAGGTTGAATACATGAAAAGCTGGAAAATTGGTTCTTTAACAGCAGGGGTTGTTTTACTCGGAATTGGCGGATTGTGGCTGCTTGGTAATCTTCTTAACTTTTCTGTTTTTCCGATCTTGAAATTTATGTGGCCTGTGGTTATTATCTTGTTTGGAATTGAAATTTTGTTATATCAATATTTCCATAAAGAATCGAGTATGCGGTTTGACGGATTTAGCATTTTTATTATT from Bacillus sp. HMF5848 includes these protein-coding regions:
- a CDS encoding thioesterase family protein; the protein is MFVSKKEIEVRYAETDQMGVVYHANYLVWMEVGRTNLIKDLGFRYDMMEKDGIISPVIDLEISYKKPLHYGENATVDTWIDYYDGLRVTYGYEIYTPNNEIAVVAKSKHVCVKKESFRPISIKKHYPDWHKAYEEAKRQDNN
- the tlp gene encoding small acid-soluble spore protein Tlp; translation: MTQHNTPKPDDRSDNVEKLQEMVHNTIENIERAEESMAFTDSEELKQKIQDKNHRREESIEAMRSEIKDEAQYRENK
- a CDS encoding peroxiredoxin, whose product is MKKLLPSLLFLIIVGAGLFVALSPKEAVTGTTVGTKAQDFELQTLDGKLVKLSDYQGKKVLLNFWATWCPPCKVEIPEMIRFYEENQEDIEILAVNLDPKSDVKAFANDYSMNFPILLDEGSRVQRMYQVLTIPTSYFIDTNGVIQIKHTGPLSEGDMEKYTEKLN
- the acnA gene encoding aconitate hydratase AcnA encodes the protein MSKQDVFNARTSLQVNGETYHYYKLQALEDAGVAKVSNLPYSIKVLLESVLRQVDGRVITKDHVENLAKWGTDEQKDVDVPFKPSRVILQDFTGVPAVVDLASLRKAMADIGGDPQKINPEIPVDLVIDHSVQVDKAGTSDSLDFNMKLEFERNAERYKFLSWAQKSFDNYRAVPPATGIVHQVNLEYLANVVHAIENKDGETELFPDTLVGTDSHTTMINGIGVLGWGVGGIEAEAGMLGQPSYFPVPEVVGVKLVGELPNGTTATDLALKVTQVLRTKGVVGKFVEFFGPGVATLPLADRATVSNMAPEYGATCGFFPVDSEALEYLRLTGREEKHIKVVEDYCKANGLFFTPDAEDPVYTDVVEINLGTIEANLSGPKRPQDLIPLSTMKDSFKAALTAPAGNQGFGLDKKDLDKEVTIKFINGDTATMRTGDIAIAAITSCTNTSNPYVLIGAGLVAKKAVEKGLTVPKYVKTSLAPGSKVVTAYLENSGLLPYMEQLGFNIVGYGCTTCIGNSGPLLDEIETAIADSDLLVTSVLSGNRNFEGRIHPLVKGNYLASPPLVVAYALAGTVDVDLQKEAIGKDADGNDVFFKDIWPSMDEIKEVVKQTVTPELFRKEYERVFDDNARWNEIETSDDALYTWDDKSTYIQNPPFFEGLSKEPGKVNALSGLRVVGKFADSVTTDHISPAGAIGKDTPAGKYLQANGVSPRDFNSYGSRRGNHEVMMRGTFANIRIKNQIAPGTEGGFTTYWPTGEIMAIYDACMKYKEDNTGLLVIAGNDYGMGSSRDWAAKGTNLLGIKTVIAESFERIHRSNLVLMGVLPLQFKDGENADTLGLTGKETFAVAIDENVKPRDYVTVTATDENGNKKEFEVLVRFDSEVEIDYYRHGGILQMVLRDKLHG
- a CDS encoding acid-soluble spore protein N; this encodes MSNQNDTQTHFNPNHVGTKGRGFGGNKGKKMQTKSNEAPQVIQTKGE
- a CDS encoding hotdog fold thioesterase; translation: MNYDNTLLEVLGMNVVEVSKEKVVVTMPVNEKTRQPYGLLHGGASVALAETVASIGANYAVAESNEVCVGLEINANHIKAKKDGIVTGVGTLLHRGKTTQVWNIRIEDEQQQLICISRCTMAVLKKDDS
- a CDS encoding FbpB family small basic protein, giving the protein MRRIRKRTFEELINENKKQLLKDQAALERLEARLEEKMVKKAE
- the sspO gene encoding small acid-soluble spore protein O; its protein translation is MAKRKANHIIPGMNDASGQGKGTGYNEEMQNEPLTAEQRQNNKKRKKNQ
- a CDS encoding HesB/YadR/YfhF family protein, yielding MKISITNEAVQWYKEELSLTTGYVKFFVRYGGSSTIQEGFSLGISTEPPQQPAVETTMDGITFYIEEADVWYFDEKDMNITMDDKSNEPKVNIQ